GATAACCGCAGGCGGCAGCCCGATGCCCTCATAGCGCCCATTGGCCGGCGGTGAATAAATGCCATAGACCGTCTCACCATCGCTGCTGGTCCACTGGATTTCATAGGGCTCTGGCAGGTCAACTTCCGGAATAGATTCATCCGTGCTTCGTTTATGGATCGTCAAAGCACCATCCATAATGCTAATTACTCGGGTTGATGCCTGAGGGGAACTGGCCAGAAGGGCAATCCTGCCCTCCGAACTGACATGAGGCTGCCCCAGAGAGGTGTATCCCGGTAACGCCAAATCCTCTATCTCACCAGATTGGATATCGACCTGCTTCAACAGGGTCTTGCCTGAATCACCTTGAAGGAAGACGATCCTCCGGCTGTCAGGCATCCACCCCTGCACCACCACCCCCTGAACCCAGGCCGGTGCCAGCAGAGAGGCGTCTTTCACCAAGGTCTTTACTACACCCGTTTCCAAATCCCGTAGTACAAGTTGGTCCCATTCACCCTCATTTTGAAGATAGCTGAGAAAGCGACCATCGGGCGAAAAGGCGGGTTGGAGAATTGGCGTTTCTTCGTCGCCTGCCAATTGTGTCACAGTCAAGACATCCTCCGCAAGTTCCGCCATCATCAATCTGGTGCCATCCCAGGGCATATTGGGAAGATCCCACTCCACCCAGGCTAACTGTTTCCCGGAGAGGTGCCACAAGGGCTGCATATAGAAATCCGCGCCGAAAGCCAGCTTTTTCGGCCAGGTATTGCCCTCCACATCCACAATGCCAAGGACATCCTTTCCTTCATAAGTGTGGACGAAGACGACCTTTTCACCATCCGGTGAAATCACCGGGCTGGCCACGCCGCCAAAGGCGGGAGTGATGGGCCGGGGAAAGCCCTTGCCCAGGTTTCGCCGATAAAGCCGCCCGTCGCTGCCGGTAAAGATCACCAGTCCATCTTGAACAGTGAACTCACCGCCGCCATAACCTACCCCGCCGCGTACATTCACATCGCCGGAAAGGTCATAGGGCGCTTCACCCAAAGGCTGCGCAGCCAGGACACCCTTCCCGGAGCGGCCCTCAAGCCACAAAAGAGTCTGGCCATCCGTATCCCATTGCACATCGCTCAGCCGGATGGCTGCACCGATCAGTTCAGGTGTGATGGGGCTTTTCCAGGTACCAAATGCCTGGCGGGTCTTTTTCTGGGCTTTATCCATTTACCTTCATCCTTCCTAAATATGAATACCTTAAAGTTTTGCCAGGAATAACTTCTCAACAGCTTTGCGCGGCCGAAAACCGGTCATCCGCTCCAGAAGCTTGCCCTCCTTGAAGAGCATCACGGTTGGCACCCCCATCACGGAATGCTGCATCACCAACTCGGAGGATTGATCCACATCCACAGTGTAAAAGTCCACCCGGTCACCGTATTCTGCGGCCAGTTCTTCCAATACAGGCTCCAGCAGTCGGCACGGTCCGCACCATGGCGCGCCAAATTCCACCAACACCGGCTTTTCCGCCAGTAACACCTTCGCTTCAAATTCACTCTGTCCCAATGGGGTCAATACTGTCATTCCTGCTCCTTTCAACAACGTCAATGTTTTCCAACGCCGCCAAATTCATTAATGACTTCTAGGTTTGTTATCTCCGAGTCTCTTCATAATTCTATTCGACATTAGAGAGAATATCCACTCTAAAGGGTAAATAACTTCCTGAAGAAATTGTCTTGATGAATATTCCACGAAATATATTCCCCCTCTTAACAAAAATATATTATGATAATGGAGCAGAATCTAAATCCATATTTAATAATCAGGGTGAAATCAGACTTATGAGAGAACAAGACATTATCAATTCAAGTAAGGATCAACTCCGCATTTGGAAGCACAGCCTGGAATCCGCCAATCGGTGGAAGCGGCTATCCTTCAAAGACGTGCCTCCCATATTTGGCAACGCCTTCCAAAAATCGGGGTCACATTTATTATTGCAAATCCTTTATGGCGTGATGAAAATTGCCCCCTATCGGCATCTGGAGCAGGCTCCGGTGAGAATGATTACAGCCGAGGGACGCCAGCGCAGCTTGCCGGAGATAATGCATGATCTCTCAAAATTAAAACCCGGTATCATCGAATGGGGCTATCTGAGCTATCAGCCTGAATTTGTGGACTTCTTTGAACAAAACCCACAAGTCGTCCCACTTTTTATCTATCGCGACCCCCGGGATCAACTCATCTCCAGTATCTTCTACGCCGTTGATATTCATAAACAGCATGCCCAGCATGACTACTACGCCAGCGTTAGCATGGATGATTGTATCAAAACGGCCATCAGGGGACGAGAGGTGCCTGGCCTGGAATTTCTCCCCAGCATCAAGGTGCAATATGACCGCATCCTTGGCTGGCTGAGCAATCCCGGCATGCTATCCTTCCGTTTTGAGGATCTGGTCAACGATCCCTGCCCTCAATTGGAACGCCTGTTGGATTTCCTCGAAGCCAAACACGTTCCAATCCAAATGGGCCGGGAGACAGCCGTTGAGACTATCCTCGATGCCATCCAACCCGAAAAATCTCCAACTTTCCGTAAGGGAAAAACCGGCGGCTGGCACAACCACTTCTCCGACGAACATATCCAGATCTTCAAAGACGTCACTGGCGATCTGTTGATCGAGTTAGGCTACGAATCCAATAATGACTGGTAAGGGCAAGACCGAGATTATCCTTTCAGCGGGGATGCCTCGGGCGGGCAGTGCGTGGTTCTATAACCTCACGCTGGATATCTGGCTGGCGGCTGGACGAGGGAATATCAGGGAATATCGGGAGAAATATCCTCTGAAAACGGTCCTCACAGAAGTCAATCACAATATTGACAACTTCACATTGAGGAAGACCATGCTGTTGATGCTCCCCTACCTGTTGGGCAGGTCCTTCACGATCAAAATCCACTTCGCCCCCTACCCGTTGGGCAAGCAGCTCATTCGGGCTGGCGTGATCCGACCCGCCTTCATCTACCGTGACCCACGAGATGCGCTGCTCTCGGCGTATGAATATGGCAAACGGCGAAAAGACGCCGGTCACCCCAATGCCTTCAGCCACCTCGACACCATCGACAAGGCCATTGATTTCATGCACGGCTATATGCGGGATTGGGAAATCTGGGTGGACATCGCAGCCCCCCATATCTTCCGCTATGAAGACCTGCTAATGGATTATGACAGCCAGGTCGAACGCCTGCTGGCATTTCTGCAGCTGGACGAAATCAACGAAGGCATCACCGAAGCAATTGAAAAAAGCCGTCCCAAAGGCGCCGCTCAAAAAGAAGGCAATCACTTCTTCAAGGGCCGGATCGGACGCCACAAAGAAGCCTTCACCGAGGAGCATCTGGCCCGATGTGAAAAGCTCTTCGGCCCCTACCTTGTGCGGATGGGTTACGAAACTTAAATCATGAATTAAACCAGCCCCCAATATTGACGCTGAGTGCCTCGCGTGCTACAATAATGACCTGATTATGGGCGTGTAGCTCAATGGTAGAGCAGTGGCCTTTTAAGCCATTGGTTGGGAGTTCGAGCCTCCCCACGCTCATTGGAAATTTCCCCTAAATAAGGGGGTTTTTCTTTTATTGAGCGTATATATAGGGGGCAAATTGATTAATGAGGGTTTCAGTGAAAGTTTTGGGTGCAGTTAGCATGGAAACCCTGCAATTTATGGACAGAATGGACATGAAAATTGTCCATACGAAGGGAATTTCTACTCTTTTCAGACTCTGGGTATACCTTTTAAGCCCTCTGTCGCGAGTTTAAATTTCATTATTGCCATTTTTTTAATGCCTCCGGTGGGCTACTAGGAATAAAGCGCTAAGTGGATGTAAATAAACCATACCCTGATTCCACCAATGAGGTCAGGCAAGTAGCAAAATGAGTGATGGGAGCACCATCCACGACATCATGGTCAAACACAAAAGACAAATATAGGTATTCCCGGATCAAAATCTTTTCGTCAATCACACCTGGTTTCCGTACAATCCCACCTAAAGAAAAATAGAGCGGTTGGGGGCTGATAGGGATCACCCACCCGTTAAAGTTTCCCATCATACCAACCGCGCTGATCCCAACTGTTCCTGTTTTTTTCTTGATATAGAATGGATCATGGGTAATCAGACGGCCAAGTGCGCTGCGGAGGAATTTTGGTATCCAGAGATATGACCTAGCAAACCAGGGGTTGGATCCTAGCATGATAGCCCCTTTTGCCACGGACTGTGACTGGGCAGAACGGATTTCGCTGTTAATCTGTTCAACAGATTTCTCGTTTGCTTTTCGCACAACAAAAGGAAGCGGGATTTCTTCCCCGTTGATGGTCTTTTGCACAGTGATTAGGATATCCACATCCTTAAACAGGATCATTGAGGTATGACCGTGTCTGAGAGCGTGAACTTGTGGGTTCTCGCTGACTGCCTGGGCAATGCACTTCGCCATCCAACCAGTAAAGGAAAGGCTCACACCCTGTTTTTCTTTATAGACGCGCAAATACTCTCGCGCTAGGGTGACGTCCAGTTCTAGTAACACCTTTACATGATGTTTTAATAACCCTTGCTCAACAACATCAATGACCAATTCCCGGATTTTGGAAAACGGCACCTTTTGATATTTCCCAATGGTATCCATTATATGAATCTACCCTCTTCCAAAACTCGATTGATCCAACTCAATTTCAGTTTGGCTGACCACTTTTCGGAATTGGTAAATGTCGCGTCG
This Chloroflexota bacterium DNA region includes the following protein-coding sequences:
- a CDS encoding S9 family peptidase, giving the protein MDKAQKKTRQAFGTWKSPITPELIGAAIRLSDVQWDTDGQTLLWLEGRSGKGVLAAQPLGEAPYDLSGDVNVRGGVGYGGGEFTVQDGLVIFTGSDGRLYRRNLGKGFPRPITPAFGGVASPVISPDGEKVVFVHTYEGKDVLGIVDVEGNTWPKKLAFGADFYMQPLWHLSGKQLAWVEWDLPNMPWDGTRLMMAELAEDVLTVTQLAGDEETPILQPAFSPDGRFLSYLQNEGEWDQLVLRDLETGVVKTLVKDASLLAPAWVQGVVVQGWMPDSRRIVFLQGDSGKTLLKQVDIQSGEIEDLALPGYTSLGQPHVSSEGRIALLASSPQASTRVISIMDGALTIHKRSTDESIPEVDLPEPYEIQWTSSDGETVYGIYSPPANGRYEGIGLPPAVIYIHGGPTSAVGIGYHLDAAFFTSRGFGYLEVNYRGSTGYGRTYQEALKDNWGSVDVLDAVEGAQALVHQGLADLNKLIIKGGSAGGYTVLNALIHHPGLFKAGICSYGVSNLFTLAMDTHKFEERYTDSLVGALPEAAEKYRAWSPVFHASQIRDSVIVFQGEDDKVVPPSQSEEIVNALRANGVTYEYHLYPGEGHGFRKSETLKAFYKAIDRFLLQNVIYG
- the trxA gene encoding thioredoxin is translated as MTVLTPLGQSEFEAKVLLAEKPVLVEFGAPWCGPCRLLEPVLEELAAEYGDRVDFYTVDVDQSSELVMQHSVMGVPTVMLFKEGKLLERMTGFRPRKAVEKLFLAKL
- a CDS encoding sulfotransferase domain-containing protein, coding for MREQDIINSSKDQLRIWKHSLESANRWKRLSFKDVPPIFGNAFQKSGSHLLLQILYGVMKIAPYRHLEQAPVRMITAEGRQRSLPEIMHDLSKLKPGIIEWGYLSYQPEFVDFFEQNPQVVPLFIYRDPRDQLISSIFYAVDIHKQHAQHDYYASVSMDDCIKTAIRGREVPGLEFLPSIKVQYDRILGWLSNPGMLSFRFEDLVNDPCPQLERLLDFLEAKHVPIQMGRETAVETILDAIQPEKSPTFRKGKTGGWHNHFSDEHIQIFKDVTGDLLIELGYESNNDW
- a CDS encoding sulfotransferase domain-containing protein, producing MTGKGKTEIILSAGMPRAGSAWFYNLTLDIWLAAGRGNIREYREKYPLKTVLTEVNHNIDNFTLRKTMLLMLPYLLGRSFTIKIHFAPYPLGKQLIRAGVIRPAFIYRDPRDALLSAYEYGKRRKDAGHPNAFSHLDTIDKAIDFMHGYMRDWEIWVDIAAPHIFRYEDLLMDYDSQVERLLAFLQLDEINEGITEAIEKSRPKGAAQKEGNHFFKGRIGRHKEAFTEEHLARCEKLFGPYLVRMGYET
- a CDS encoding 2-oxo acid dehydrogenase subunit E2, producing MDTIGKYQKVPFSKIRELVIDVVEQGLLKHHVKVLLELDVTLAREYLRVYKEKQGVSLSFTGWMAKCIAQAVSENPQVHALRHGHTSMILFKDVDILITVQKTINGEEIPLPFVVRKANEKSVEQINSEIRSAQSQSVAKGAIMLGSNPWFARSYLWIPKFLRSALGRLITHDPFYIKKKTGTVGISAVGMMGNFNGWVIPISPQPLYFSLGGIVRKPGVIDEKILIREYLYLSFVFDHDVVDGAPITHFATCLTSLVESGYGLFTST